The genomic region CATCAAAAACGCCTTGTCTGCAGAAAAGCCCACCACTTCTGCCAGCACGGGTTCGTGCCCCGGCATTTGAACCATGCACTGGGAACCCACAGGAACACGAATTCCCGCAGCCTCCAAAACAAGCCCCGTCAATCGGGTCAATGTTCCTCGCGTTTCCAGGGGTACATCTACCGACGCACGGTCCCGCGCATCGGCCATGAAACGTTCCCATGAGGTGACAGGTTCAATGGGCATCTGCTGCCTCTTGCTGGCCTGCTTGTTCGTCCCAAGGCGACTGCAGACCCAGCGCCGCCACCGCACGCTCCCAGCGCTTGGCCACTGACCCATCCACCACGGTGCCGCCCGACTCCACAAAACAATCTCCAGCGGAAACCGATGCGTCTGCCAGCCATTGCACACGACCGCCTTCGCTGAGAGCAAGCAAGGCATCCTGGAGTGTTTCCATGTCTGAAGGATTCATCCGGACGACCGCAGGCCGTCCCTCTGCCAGCAACATGCCCACCGCCTCCTGAACCACAGGAAGCAATGTCTGGGAGTTACAGGACAACTCCTTGCGTACCACCTGCTTTGCAATCTCACAGGCCAGAGCCAGCACCTCTTGTGCCATGTTTTGCTGAAACCCCGCCAGCGAAGCTTCCAGCGATTGCGTCACGGCGTGGAGACGCTGCGCCAGATCGTTCCCCTGCTGGGCGATGTACTCGTCCATGCGGTGCTGCCATTCCAGCGCAGTCTCCGATTGACCTTGAGCCAAGCCTTGGGCAAATGCGTCATCCCAGGTCTGCTGGATCATTGCAAGATGCACGGCCTCGTCAACGACAGGAGCGGCGGGCTCTGGCAATGCCTCAGGTTCTGGCGCAGGCTCCACCAGATCCGAGCCATCCACGGCACCGAATTTCCACTGGGTAACAACCCCCACCTCTTCACTGGGGATGAACCGTGAGTAATGACGATTAAACGAAGGCATCGTCGCCACCACCACCGATCACGATCTGGCCTTCGTCGGAAAGGCGCCGTACCGTCTTGAGAATTTCCTTCTGCTGCGCTTCCACCTCCGACAGTCGCATGGGTCCACGGGACTCCAGATCGTCCCGCAGGGCCTCCGCTGCACGCGAAGACATGTTGGAGAGAAACTTCTCACGCAGTTCTGGCACGGCTCCCTTGAGCGCAACGATGAGTGTTTCAGACGCCACTTCTTTGAGCACGATCTGAATGGACTTGTCGTCGAGCTTGAGGATGTCCTCAAAGACGAACATCTTGTCCATGATCTTCTGGGCCAGATCAGGGTCATAGCCACGGATGGATTCGAGCACCACCGCATCCATGTTGCCACCCAGCAGGTTGATGATTTCGGCGGCAGCCTTGACACCCCCCAAAGAACTCTTGCGAATCTTGTCGCCGCCTGCCAGAACCTTGAACAGCACCTCGTTCAGGTCTTTCAACGCAGTGGGCTGTATGCCCTCCAGAGTCGCAACACGCAGCAGTACTTCGCTGCGTTGCCGATCCGTCAGCTGCTGCAGGATGCCAGCAGCCTGCTCTGAGTCCAGATGCACCAGGATGGCAGCCACGATCTGAGGGTGCTCGTTGCGCAACAGTTCGGCAACGGAAAGTGGATCCATCCACTTCAGGCTTTCAATGCCCGATACATCTCCGCCCTGCAGAATCCGGTCAATCAGCAAGGAAGCCTTGTCATCCCCCAGGGCCCGCTTGAGCACCGAGCGCACATAGTCACCGGTATCCGAGACCAACAGGCTCTGGGCGGAGGCGTCATCTGCAAACCGGTTGATGACGCTGTCCACCTTCTCTTTGGAGACAGACTTCATGCGGGCAATCGTCTCGCCCAGCTTCTGCACCTCTTTGGGAGACAGATGCTTGAAGACCTCCGCTGCCTCCTCCTCTCCCAGAGACATCAAAAGGATCGCGGCATCATTCAGACCTTGTTCATCCATGGCAAATCATCCCGTAGCTCATGACATCAGGCATTCTCGCCGTGCACCCAGGTTTTGAGGATGTTGGCCACAGCCACAGGGTTGCTCTTGGCCAGTACACGGGCTTCCTCCAGGCGCAACTGCTCAGGCGTAACTTCCGCGACCTCATCTTTCTTGGCAGGTGAGGGCAAGGCTGGGCGATCCGGCTGATCGGCCTCAATCGCATCAAGCTGACCTCCCGCAATCG from Acidovorax sp. DW039 harbors:
- the fliG gene encoding flagellar motor switch protein FliG — encoded protein: MDEQGLNDAAILLMSLGEEEAAEVFKHLSPKEVQKLGETIARMKSVSKEKVDSVINRFADDASAQSLLVSDTGDYVRSVLKRALGDDKASLLIDRILQGGDVSGIESLKWMDPLSVAELLRNEHPQIVAAILVHLDSEQAAGILQQLTDRQRSEVLLRVATLEGIQPTALKDLNEVLFKVLAGGDKIRKSSLGGVKAAAEIINLLGGNMDAVVLESIRGYDPDLAQKIMDKMFVFEDILKLDDKSIQIVLKEVASETLIVALKGAVPELREKFLSNMSSRAAEALRDDLESRGPMRLSEVEAQQKEILKTVRRLSDEGQIVIGGGGDDAFV
- a CDS encoding flagellar assembly protein FliH; amino-acid sequence: MPSFNRHYSRFIPSEEVGVVTQWKFGAVDGSDLVEPAPEPEALPEPAAPVVDEAVHLAMIQQTWDDAFAQGLAQGQSETALEWQHRMDEYIAQQGNDLAQRLHAVTQSLEASLAGFQQNMAQEVLALACEIAKQVVRKELSCNSQTLLPVVQEAVGMLLAEGRPAVVRMNPSDMETLQDALLALSEGGRVQWLADASVSAGDCFVESGGTVVDGSVAKRWERAVAALGLQSPWDEQAGQQEAADAH